The following DNA comes from Bradyrhizobium sp. SK17.
CGAAGGTCTCGATCAGTCGGTCGATCAGCTGCGCATCGATCAGCGGCATGTCGCCGAGACAGACGATCGCGCCATCGACATTGTCGGACACCGCCGAAATGCCCGCCTTCACGGAGCTTGCGAGGCCGCCGGCGAAGTCCGGATTGCGGACGAATTTCACCTTGAGCCCGTCGAGCGCCTGCTCGACCAGACCGGCCTGATGCCCGGTGACGACGATCACCTCCGAGGCCTTCGAGGCCAGCGCCTGCTCGGCGACGATGCGCGCGAGCTTCTTGCCGTCGAGCTCGGCGAGCAGCTTGTTCGGGCCGCCCATCCGGGTCGAGCGACCGGCGGCGAGCACGATCGCCGCGACGTGGCGGTTGCCTTCGGTGTCCGGCACGGTGCGCGGCTGCGGCCGCGTCACGATCTCCATCAAGAGACCACCGACGCCCATGCCGGTCAGATCCGACCGTGTCACCTTGATGCCGGCGAGCAGCCGCATCAGCACCCAGTCGAACCCGTTCTCGACCGGCGAGCGCGCGCAGCCCGGCGCACCCAGAACCGGGACACCGCCGGCGCCGCCGATCAGGAGCAGATTGCCGGGATCGACCGGCATGCCGAAATGCTCGATCGCGCCGCCGATCGCGGTGATCGCGGCCGGAATGACGTCGCGGCGATCGGCGATCGCGGACGCGCCGAACACGATGACGAGCTCGGCGCCGAGGCCGAGCAATTCCTTGATCGAGGCGGCGAGCACGGTCTCGTCATGCGGCACGCGGCGCTCGGCGATGATGCTGGCGCCAGCCGGTGCGAGGCGTTCAGCGGTGACGCGCAGCGTCTTGTCGATCACCTTCGGCGCGAGGCCCGGCAGCAGGGTCGAGACCACGCCGACCTTCTTGATCACATAGGGCGCAATCCGCAGCGTGTCGCGACCGGCGACCGCGACGGCGGCATCACGCAACTTGCCCTCGACGCCGAACGGGATCAGCTTGACGGTCGCGATCATCTCGCCTTCGACCACCGGCTTGAATGCCGACAGCGTCGCAAAGGTGATGGCTTCATCCACGCCGTTGATGCGATCGACCGCCGCGCGGTCGACCACCAGCACGCCGGGGCGCGCGGCAAACAGATTGGCGCGTCCGGTGAAGGCGCGCTCGACATTGACGCCCTCGCCCGCCACCGCCTGCGCGATGCTGGCGGCCGCGGCATCCTCGGAGACGTCGCCGTGCTCCAGCCGCACCACGACGACATCCTTGACGCCGGCCTTGGTCAGCGCCTCGACCTCGTCAGGGCCGATCTTGGTGCCCTTCTTGAGCACCAGCGAACCCTGCCGGAGCGTATGCACGGTGACGCCGCCAATCGCGTCGGCCGGACTGGCGGGACCGAACTTCATGCCGCTTCTTCTTTTTCCTTGAGGGGCAAACGCAGCTGCGCAGTGATCTCGGCCATGATCGCAACCGCGATCTCCGACGGCGACACTGCGCCGATGTCGAGCCCGATCGGCGCATGGATGCGGGCGATGTCGCTATCTTTCGCACCCTGCGCGCGCAGCCGCTCGGCGCGCTTGGCATGGGTCTTCCGCGAGCCGAGCGCGCCGATGTAGAAGCAATCGCGGTCGAAGGCGTGCAGCAGCGCCGGATCGTCGATCTTCGGATCGTGCGTCACCGCGACGAACGCCGTGTAGTGATCGACGTTGAGCGGCGGCAGCGCGACGTCGGGCCATTCGGCGACCAGCGGCACGTCGGGAAAACGCTCCGGGCTCGCGAACGCGGTGCGCGGATCGACCACCGTCACGTCATAGTCGAGCGAGCGCGCCAGCGGCGCCAACGCCTGACTGATATGGACCGCGCCGATGATCACGAGCTTCGCGGTCGGCGCGTAGACGTTGAGGAACAGCTTCTTGCCGGCGACCTCGACATTGCCGCTCTTGCCCATCCTGAGCTGCTTGGCGAGCTCGGCGCGCAGCGGATCGGCGGCGATGTCCGCGGCCTTGACCAGGCGCTGCTCGCCATTGGCGGTGTCGGTGACGATGATGACCGGGCGGCGCGCGGCGCGCTCGGCGTTCAGCTGTTTCAGGATCTCGAGCTTCACGGCTAACCGACCTTCTCGACGAAGACGCGGATGGTGCCGCCGCAGGACAGGCCGACATTCCAGGCCGTCTCGTCGGCGACGCCGAATTCGAGCATCTTTGGCTGGCCGCTCGCGATCACGTCGAGCGCCTCGGTGACGACGGCGCCCTCGACGCAGCCGCCGGAGACCGACCCTAAGAACGTGCCGTCGTCATTGATGACGAGGCTCGATCCGGCCGGGCGCGGCGCCGAGCCCCAGGTCTCGACCACGGTGGCGAGCGCCACGCCATGGCCCTCTTTCTGCCAAGCCTCGGCGGCCTGAAGGATGTCTTCGTCGCGGTTGAGCATGGTGGCCTCCTGCTATCGGGTCAGGCTTCTTAGGCTACAGAACGGATCAGGCTGCGATGGTGCGCCGGCGGCGGGGATGACAGCGCCCCGATCAAGCCCTTGATGGACGTCAAGTTATGCACCGGGCGAAATTCGTCAACGTGGGGCAACATCATTTTGATGCCCTGCGCCTTGGCCTCGAAGCCGGAATAGCGCAGCAGCGGGTTGAGCCAGATCAGGCGGCGGCAGGAGCGGTGCAAACGGTCCATCTCGAAGGCCAGTTTGGCATCGGCCTCCCGCTCTAGTCCATCGGATATAAGGAGGACGATGGCGCCCTGCCCCAGCACCCGGCGGGCCCAGAGCTGGTTGAAGGTGTGCAGCGAGGTCGCGATCCGGGTCCCGCCGGCCCAGTCCTCGACCGAGGACGTGCAGCTCGCCAGCGCCTCGTCGGGGTCACGCGCCCGTAACGCCCGCGTCACATTGGTCAGGCGGGTGCCGAACAGGAACACCGAGACCCGCTTGCGGGCGTCCGTGATGGCATGCAGGAAGTGCAGAAACAGTCGGGTGTATTCGCTCATCGAGCCGGAGATATCGAGCAGCGCCACGATCGGTGCCGGCTTCTCGATCCGGCCGAGCTTCCTGATGTCGATGATCTCGCCGCCGGTGCGCAGCGAGTTGCGCACGGTGCGGCGCATGTCGAGCCGCAGGCCGCGTGCATCCGGCTGGTAGCGGCGGGTCACGAGCTCGGCCTGCGGCAGCCGCATCTTGGCGATCTCGCGCGTCACCTCGGCAATCTCGGCCGCGGTCATCTGCGCGAAATCCTTCTTTTGCAGCACCTCCTTGTCGGAGACCGAGAGCTTCAGCTCCTGCTCCTGGGCCTGCGGCCGCTCCTCGCTCTTGGCCGGCTGCGCCATCGCCTCCTGGACCCGGCGCGAGGCCGGCGGCGGCTTCTTCTTGGCGTGGTCGGGCAGCGGCACCGAATCCAGCATGCTCTTCCATTCCTCGGCGGCGCGGAAGAACAGCATGAAGGCCTGATGGAAGATCAGCGCGTGCTCATGGCGCTTGACGAAGATCGCCGCCAGCGTGGCGTAGAAATCGGCGCGGTTGCCGACCTCGATCAGCTGCAACGCGTTGAGCGCATCGATCACCGAGCCCGGCCCGACGGGTAGGCCTGCTGCACGCAGCGCGCGGGCAAAGCCGATCACGTTGTCGGCCATGTGGCCGGTCGGGGGATCGAGGTGGTTGATGGGCATTCGGTGCAATCTCTCCAACTCGTCATTCCGGGGCGCGCGCAGCGCGAGCCCGGAATCCATTTATCATCCCGCGCGTGGCCCAATGGATTCCGGGCTCGCGCCAAGTGGCGCGCCCCGGAATGACGAGCGGTGTTATGCGCGAGACTTACGTCTCGCTCGTCGCTTCCTTCAATGTCTTCTGCAACGCATCGCCCTGCATGCGCGCGATGTCGTCCTGGTATTTCAAGAGCGCACCCAGCGTGTCGCCGACGACCTGCGGCGTCAGTGAGCGGGCGTCGAGTTCCGACAGCGCGGTGGCCCAGTCGATGGTCTCGGCGACGCCAGGCGACTTGTAGAAATCCTGGTTGCGCAGCGCCTGCACGAAGCGCACGACCTGCTGCGACAGCTTGGCAGAGATGTTCGGCACCCGCGACTTGACGATCGCGAGCTCGCGCTCGGCCGCGGGATAGTCCACCCAGTGATAGAGGCAACGCCGCTTCAACGCGTCGTGGATCTCACGCGTGCGGTTCGAGGTGATGATCACGATCGGCGGTGCCGGCGCCTTGACGGTGCCGAGCTCGGGGATGGTAACCTGGAAGTCGCTGAGGATTTCCAACAGATACGCCTCGAACGCCTCATCGGCGCGGTCGAGTTCGTCGATCAGGAGCACCGGCGGGCCGGCGACATCGGGCTCGAGCGCCTGCAACAGCGGCCGCTTGATCAGGAAGCGTTCGGCGAAGATATCGCTGGCGAGCTGGTCGCGGTCGGTGTCGCCGGAAGCTTCCGCCAGCCGGATCGCGATCATCTGCGCCGCGCTGCTCCACTCATAGACGGCGGAGGCGACGTCGAGGCCTTCATAGCATTGCAGCCGGATCAGCTTGCGCCCGAGTGCCGCCGACAGCACCTTGGCGATCTCGGTCTTGCCGACGCCGGCCTCGCCTTCGAGGAACAGCGGCCGGCCCATGCGCAGGGCGAGATAGGTCACGGTCGCGAGCGACCGCTCGGCAAGATAGCCGCGCGACGTCAACAGCTCCTCGAGCGCATCGACGGAAGTGGGTAACGCCGATGCACTCATGGAACAGCCAGTCTTCGAACAGGGGTTAGCAACATCACGCCTAAGATCTAGTCCTTGGGATCCACTCAGGATCTAGTCCCTTGGATCTAGTCCTTAGCTAGTCCTTGGCGTTGGCGGCTTCCACCGCCCTGCGCGCCAGGACGCCGATCAAATGCGCGCGGTATTCGGCGCTGCCGTGCAGGTCGCTGTTCAGGCCTTCGGCCGAAACCTCGATGCCGTCGAGCACTTTGTGCGAGAAGCGCTTCTTCAGGGCCTCCTCGAACGCGGTGACGCGGAACACGCCGTCAGAGCCCGCGCCGGTGACTGCGACCCGCACGTCGGACGGGCGCTTGGCCACGAACACGCCGACCAACGCATAACGCGAGGCCTGGTTGCGGAACTTGATGTAGGCCGCCTTCTTCGGCAGCGGGAACATCACCTTGGTGATGATCTCGTCGGCCTCCAGCGCGGTCGAGAACAGGCCCTGGAAATACTCCTCGGCCTTCAGCCGGCGCTTGTTGGTGACGATGGTCGCGCCCAGCGCCAGCACCGCGGCAGGATAGTCGGCGGTCGGGTCGTTGTTGGCGAGCGAGCCGCCGATGGTGCCGCGATGGCGCACCGCGGGATCCCCGATCAGGCCGGCAAGCTCGGCGAGCGCCGGGATCGCCTCGCCCACGATCGCCGAGTTCGCGACCTCGGCGTGCTTGGCGGTCGCGCCGATCACCAGCGAACGGCCTTTCATCTCGATCGTATCGAGACCTTCGATATGGGAGAGGTCGACCAGGTGCGGCGGGCTCGCGAGCCGCTGCTTCATGACCGGCACCAGCGTATGACCGCCGGCGATCAGCTTGGCGTCCTCGTTCTTTACCAGCAGGTTGGCGGCCTGCCGCACGGTGCCGGGACGATGATATTTGAATTCGTACATTGGCAAATTCCTGGGAATGTCCTGATCGCTTGTCGCGATGAATTGCTGATTGAGCGAGCTCCGGCTTGTCTAAGCCGGGTCCGACTAAGCCAAGTCCGACTAAGCGAGATCCGATTTGGCCATCGCCTTGGCGCCGGCGGCGATCGAGGCCACGATGTTCTGGTAGCCGGTGCAGCGGCACAGATTGCCTTCCAGCTCCTCGCGGATCACTTCATCGGTGAGCTCGTGGCCCTTGCGATGCACCATGTCGACCGCGGTCATGATCATGCCGGGCGTGCAGAAGCCGCATTGCAGGCCGTGATGCTCGCGGAAGGCCTCCTGCATCGGATGCAGCGGCGCCCCGTCAGCCGCCAGTCCCTCGATGGTTTTGACCTCGTGACCGTCGGCCATCACCGCAAGCGTGGTGCAGGACTTCACCGCCTTGCCGTCGAGATGCACGACGCAGGCGCCGCACTGCGAGGTATCGCAGCCGACATGCGTACCGGTCAGCCGCAGATTTTCGCGCAGAAACTGGACCAGAAGGGTACGGGGGTCGACATTCGCGTTCACGGGGTTGCCGTTCACGATCATTGAAATCTTGGCCATCAGCACTCTCTTATCTGCGCCACCGCATATCGGCGAAGCAGGCGGTTTAAAATCATTCCAGACGGCATAATATGGGCGCGCCCCGCGATGGGCAACCTTTCGAGCCACCCATCCAGGACATAACGGCAAGGCATCGCGGGGTCCGAATGACCCGGCCCACGAGCGTGATAGACTCTAGTTCTGACGCGTTCTCTTCACGCGAACCGGGTGCCCACTTCGCTCGAAAACGCTCTAACCCTGCACCGCCTTGGCGAAATTTGCAAAGAATTCGTCGGCGAGCTTCTTGGCCGCGCCGTTGATCAGGCGCTGGCCGAGCTGGGCGAGCTTGCCGCCGATCTGCGCCTCTACGTTGTAGCTCAGGAGCGTACCGCCATCCTTGTCGGCAAGGCCGACCGTGGCGCCACCCTTGGCGAAACCGGCAACCCCGCCCTCGCCTTCGCCGGAGATCTTGTAGCCGTTCGGCGGGTCGAGATCGCTCAAGGTAACCTTGCCCTTGAAGCGGGCGGAGACCGGGCCGACCTTCATCTTGGCAGTGGCGCGGAAGCCGCCCTCGTCGGTCTTCTCCAGTTCCTCGCAGCCGGGAATGCAGGCCTTCAGCACTTCGGGATCGTTGAGCTTGTCCCACACAGCCTGGCGCGGCGCCGCAAGCTGGACTTCGCCGGTCATTGTCATGGCCATGGGGGACCTCCTCGATCGCTAGCTAAACCTGTTTCCCCAAGTAAAGCAGCCGGCACGCAAAGAAAAGGGCACCTTCGGAGGATGAGCGATGCATATTCGCAGCGCAGCAAAGCCGCGCGATCGCTCGCGAAATCGCGCAATCCACCTTGCGGTTGAGATGCCGGCGGGCATTGGCAGCGGGCTGCGGGAATGGTTAGGTCGCACGCCATGAGCACAGCCCTCTCTCCCCTGCTTGCGCCGATGCTGTCGAGCCCCGCGATGCGCGCGGTGTGCGACGATGCCGCCACGCTACAGAACATGCTGGATTTCGAGGCCGCGCTGGCCCGCGCCGAGGCGACCGTCGGCGTAATTCCGTGGGTCGCCGTGACGCCGATTGCGAAAGCCTGCAAGGCCGAATCATTCGACCTGGCAACACTGGCCGACGCCGCGACCCGGTCCGGCAATCTGGCCATCCCCCTGGTGAAGGCCCTGACCGCCGAGGTCGCCAAGGCCGATGCCGAGGCGGCGCGCTACGTACATTGGGGCGCCACCAGCCAGGACGTCATCGACACTGCGACCATGCTGTCGCTGCGCGCCGGCATCGACGCGCTGCTCGCCGACCTCGAGCGCGCCGTTACGGGGTTTGCCGGCCTCGCCCGCGCCCATCGCAACACCGCAATGGTGGCGCGAACCTGGCTGCAACACGCGCTGCCGATGCCGTTCGGCCTGAAGCTCGCCGAATATGCCGCAGCCTTGCACCGCTCCCGCAAGCGATTGCAACGGCTGCGCCACGAGACGCTGGCGCTGCAATTCGGCGGAGCCGCCGGCACGCTCGCCGCCCTCGGCGACAAGGGCCTCGCGGTCGCAGCCCAGCTTGCGAGAGAGCTGGATCTGCCCTTGCCGGATGCGCCCTGGCACACCCATCGCGATCGCATCGCGGAGGCCGCCTCGGTGTTTGCGATCCTTGCCGGCAGTTGCGGCAAGATCGCGCGCGACGTCTCGCTGATGATGCAGACCGATGTGGGCGAAGCCTTCGAGCCGGCCGGCGCCGGCCGCGGCGGCTCCTCCACCATGCCGCACAAGCGCAATCCAGTCGCCGCCGCCAGCGCACTGGGAGCAGCGACCATGGCGCCGAACCTCGCCGCCACGATCTTCGCCGCGCAGGTCCAGGACCATGAGCGCAGCGCCGGTCCCTGGCATGCGGAGTGGCCGACCTTGCCGGGCTTGATGCTGGTGACGTCGGGTGCGCTCGCCGCGATCGTCGATCTCGCCGAAGGGCTCGAGGTCGACGCGGCGCGGATGCGCGTCAATCTCGATGCGACCCATGGGCTGATCATGGCGGAAGCCGTGACGTTTGCGCTGGCCGAGAAGATCGGCAAGAGCGATGCCCACCATCTGATCGAGGCCGCAAGCAAGCAGGCGATCGCGAACAAGAAGCACCTGCGCGACGTGCTGTCGGCGGATGCCAAGGTCACCGCGCACCTCGATGCGAAGCGGATCGCGGCACTGTTCGAACCGATGGCCTATCAGGGCGCCTCGCAAGCGCTGATCGACCGCCTGCTGGCTTCGCTGGATGACAAGTAAGTGGAAGCACGCGTTCGCACGCGCCTGACAAGGAGCAAGAAATGCCGATGATCAACGCCGACGGGTGCCTGCTCAACGTCCAGGTGGACGGCCGCGACGGCGGGCCGACCGTGATGCTGTCGAACTCGCTCGGCTGCACCCTGCAAATGTGGGAGCCGCAGATGCGGGCGCTGACGCAGTTGTTCCGCGTCATCCGCTACGACCGCAGAGGTCACGGCAAATCCGGCGTGCCGGCCGGCCCCTACTCGATGGAGCGGTTTGGCCGCGACGTGCTGGCGATCCTCGACGACCTCAACATCGACAAGGTGCATTGGTGCGGCCTGTCGATGGGCGGCATGGTCGGGCAATGGCTCGGCGCCAACGCGCCCGAGCGGTTCGGCAAGATCGTCCTGGCCAACACCGCCTGCTACTATCCGGATCCGACCAACTGGCTGAACCGCATCAAGGCGGTGAAGGAAGGCGGCATCGCCGCGGTCGCCGACGCCGTGATCGCGGGCTGGCTGACTGCCGATTTCCGCGAGCGTGAGCCGGAGACCACCGCACGCATGAAGGCGATGCTGCTGGCCTCGCCGGTCGAAGGCTATCTTGCCTGCTGCGAAGCGCTCTCGACGCTCGACCAGCGTGCGCTGCTGCCCAGGATCAAGAGCCCGACGCTGGTGATCGCCGGCAAGCAGGACATGGCAACGCCGGTGTCGGCGGGAGAGATGATCCGCAGCGGCATTCCCGGCGCCAGCATGACGCTGCTCGATGCCGCACATATTTCCAATGTCGAGCAATCGCACGCCTTCACCGAAGCCGTGGTCGGCTTCCTGACGCAACGCTAACCACCAGCAGCAATGGACGTCGTTGCGAGCGGAGCGAAGCAATCCATGTCACCGCCTGCCGGGACATGGATGGCTTGGTCGCTTCGCTCCTCGCGATGACGGAAGGAGACATCGATGGACGACAATCAGCGTCGCGACGACGGCATGACGCAGCGCCGCAAGGTGCTCGGCAATGAATGGGTCGACAAGTCGATCAAGAACCGCAACGCGTTCAACACCGACTTCCAGGACCTGATGACGCGTTATGCGTGGGGCGACATCTGGACCCGGCCGCATTTCGATCACCGCACCCGCCGCGTGCTGGTGATCGGCACCATGGTGGCGCTCGGCCAATGGGACGAATTCCGCCTGCATGTGCGCGCGGCGCTCGCCGAGGGTGGCTTCACGCCCGAGGACATCAAGGAGATCCTGCTGCAACAGGCGATCTATTGCGGCGTGCCGGCGGCCAATCACGCCGTCAAGGAAGCCGGCGCGATCATCGCAGAACTAGGGCTGCTGAAGGGATAGCTCGCCTGCCGGCGCGGTTGCGTCGGTGGCAGCCGCCCGTGCGCGCTTCGGCGACGTCTCGAACAGCATCACGATCGCGGTGCCGAGCAGCATCAGAAGTTCCGATGCATGCATGCGCAGCGCTTCGATCTCGCCGACCTTGGAGGCCATCACCATGCTGGCGAAGCTCAGCACGCTGCCGAGGCAGAGCGCCACCGCAAGCGCCTCGTCGGCGCCGCTGCTTCGGCGGAACGGCGAAAACACCGTCATCGCGAGGAAGACCGCGAAGAATGCCACCACGGTGATCCGCGCCAGCGCCAGGAGCCATGCGAGCCGCACCGTCGCCATCTTGCCAAGGTGCAGATAGTCGCTGGCATACAGCGCGATCGACACGCTCGGCCGCTCATAGAGGCCGTGGATCGGCGACACCATGATGCTGAAGGCGATGATGGTCCAGACCGGAATGAAATAAGCCGCGAGCAGCGCGCCGTTGAAGGAGCTGATCCGCCAGGTATTCGACATTGCCGCTTCCCGTTTGTCTCCGGCGCCTTTGGGAGCGGCGACGGTTCAGCCAGCGAGGTAACGCCGATCAATTGCCGGCGGCAATTTAAACCCTTTGTTTACCTTAACTGGCCTGGGGATTGTCATAAGGGCGGTCGGCGCCGTGTCAAAACGATGCATGAAGTCAGGCCGGCCCGTCTCTGGACCGCGCCCTTCGACGGGCCCGTGTCCGCGGGCACGCGGTGGCCTCACCGTTCCGGATCAGGCGTCCAGTCTTGCCGCCTCGGATCGGGCTTCCGACCGCACCCCTGGAACACGGGTTCCGGCGCGATCATTGCAAGGCAAGGTCGCGTCGTCCCTGTGACATCTGAACCGCACCCGCCAAAGTAGTTATGTACAAGCCCTTTCTGCTGCTGCCATGCTGTTGCCGCCGCGGGGGTTCCACTGTTAGAAAATGACACGACGCGACGGATCAGGCTGCCGGGGGCCCTTGCCGCGTCACACGCGACGTGGCGTTTTCGAGCGAAGTGGGGACTAGCGGCAGCGCATGGATTATTTCGCCCAGCAACTGATCAACGGCCTCGTGCTCGGTTCGATCTACGGCCTGATCGCCATCGGCTACACGATGGTCTACGGCATCGTCGGCATGATCAATTTCGCCCATGGCGACATCTTCATGATCGGCGGCTTCATCGCGATGATCTCGTTTTTGGTGCTGGTGTCGCTCGGCCTCACTGCGATTCCCCTGATCCTGCTGATCGTGCTGCTGGTCTCGATGGTGATCACCGCGCTCTATGGCTGGACCATCGAGCGCATCGCCTACCGGCCCTTAAGGCATTCGTTCCGCCTGGCGCCGATGCTGTCGGCGATCGGCATGTCATTCGTGCTGACCAATTTCTCGCAGGTGTCGCAGGGGGCGCGGGTCAAGCCGGTGCCGCCGATCATCACCGGCGGCTACACGCTGCATGAAGGCCCCGAAGGCTTCGCGGTGCAGCTCTCCAATATCCAGATCGTGGTCGTGCTCGCCACCATCGTGCTGCTCGCGGTGTTCACCTGGCTGGTCTCGCGCACCCGGCTCGGGCGTGACATGCGCGCCTGCGAGCAGGACCAGACCATGGCGGCGCTGCTCGGCGTCGATGTCGATCGCACCATCTCGATGACCTTCGTGATCGGTGCCGCACTGGCCGCCGTCGCCGGCATGATGTACCTGCTCTATTACGGGCTGGTCGATTTCTTCATGGGTTTCGTCGCCGGCATCAAGGCGTTCACCGCCGCGGTGCTCGGCGGCATCGGTTCGCTGCCCGGCGCGATGCTCGGTGGGCTCGCGATCGGCCTGATCGAAACGTTCTGGTCGGCGTATTTCTCGGTCGAGTACAAGGACGTCGCCGCGTTCTCGATCCTGATCGTGGTGCTGATCTTCATGCCGACCGGCCTGCTCGGCCGTCCCGAAGTCGAAAAAGTCTGACAGGCACTTCGTGAGCGCGACATCCGCCCGCCCCTCGCACGCCGCGCAGCCCTCGGGCAGCGCCTTCATTCTCAAGAAAGCCCTGATCAGCGCCGTCGTCGCGCTGGTGCTGTTCTCGCTGATGATCGGCGTGCGCACCGAGGCCGGCCCGCAAGGCGGCCTGATCTACTGGACGCGGTTCGGCGATCTCGCGGCCATGGTCGGCACCGTGTTCGGCGGCAGCATCATCATCGAATTGCTGCGGCAATGGTGGGGACCGGTCGATACCGAGCGCGTCGTGCCGAAACCGGTGCAGGCGGCGATGTCGTTCGCCGGCCGCTGGCTGGCTCCGGCGCTGCTGGTGTTCGCCTTCCTGGTCCCGGTGATCTTCTACAACCAGCGCTACATTCTCGACCTCTCGATCCTGGTCGTGACTTACGTGATGCTGGGTTGGGGCCTCAACGTCGTGGTCGGTCTCGCCGGCCTGCTCGACCTCGGCTACGTCGCCTTCTATGCGGTCGGCGCCTATTCCTACGCCCTGCTCGCCACCAATTTCGGACTGTCGTTCTGGGTCTGCCTGCCGCTCGCCGGCATCCTCGCGGCATTCTGGGGCGTGCTGCTCGGCTTCCCGGTGCTGCGGTTGCGCGGCGACTATCTCGCGATCGTGACGCTGGCCTTCGGCGAGATCATCCGCCTCGTCATCATCAACTGGCAAAGCCTGACCGGCGGCCCCAACGGCGTCTCCGGCATCCCGCGCCCGACGCTGTTCGGCATTCCGCTCGACAACAGCGATGACGGGCTTGCGGCCAAGCTCGGCATCGACTTCTCGCCGACCCACCGCATCGTGTTCCTGTTCTATCTGATCCTGGCGATGGCGCTGCTTACCAACTGGGTGACGATCCGGTTGCGCCGGCTGCCGATCGGCCGCGCCTGGGAAGCGCTGCGCGAGGACGAGGTGGCCTGCCGCGCGCTCGGCATCAACGTCACCACGACCAAGCTGACCGCGTTTGCGACCGGCGCGATGTTCGGCGGCTTCGCCGGCGCGTTCTTCGCCACCCGGCAGGGCTTCATCAGTCCGGAATCCTTCACTTTCCAGGAATCGGCGCTGGTGCTGGCGATCGTCGTGCTCGGCGGCATGGGCTCGCAACTCGGCGTCGCGCTGGCGGCGGTGGCCATGATCGGCGGCTTCGAACTGTTCCGCGGCTTCGATCAGTACCGCATGTTGGTGTTCGGCATCGCGATGGTGCTGTTGATGATCTGGCGGCCGCGCGGCCTGATCGGCCATCGCGCGCCGACCGTGTTCCTGGAGCGCAACCAGGCGATCTCGTCCGACCTCGTCAAGGAGGGCCACGGATGAGCGGCGACAACATCCTCACCGTCGACCGCCTGATGATGCGCTTCGGCGGCATCGTCGCGGTCAACGAACTCTCCTTCACCGCGCAGCGGCGCCAGATCACCGCGCTGATCGGACCGAACGGCGCCGGCAAGACCACGGTGTTCAACTGCATCACCGGCTTCTACCGGCCGAGCGGCGGCGCGATCCGGCTCGCCCATGATGACGGCCACACCATGCAGCTCGAGCGGCTCGGCGATTTCCGCATCACCAAGCTCGCCAAGGTGGCGCGCACCTTCCAGAACATCCGGCTGTTTCCCGGCATGACCGCGCTGGAGAACCTGATGGTGGCGCAGCACAACGCGCTGATGCGCGCCTCGGGCCTGACCCTGCTCGGCCTGATCGGCGCGCCGTCGTGGCGCACGGCCGAGGAGCGCGCCATCGAGCTGGCGCGGACCTGGCTCGACCGCGTCGGCCTGCTCGCGCGCGCCGACGATGCCGCCGGCAACCTCGCCTATGGCGACCAGCGCCGGCTCGAGATCGCGCGCGCGATGTGCACCGAGCCCGTGCTGCTCTGCCTCGACGAACCGGCCGCCGGATTGAACGCGCGCGAGAGCGGCGGGCTGAACGAGCTGCTGCTCTCGATCCGCAACGACCACGGCACCTCGATCCTGCTGATCGAGCACGACATGTCGGTGGTGATGGAGATTTCCGACCATGTCGTGGTGATGGACTAC
Coding sequences within:
- a CDS encoding carbon monoxide dehydrogenase subunit G, giving the protein MAMTMTGEVQLAAPRQAVWDKLNDPEVLKACIPGCEELEKTDEGGFRATAKMKVGPVSARFKGKVTLSDLDPPNGYKISGEGEGGVAGFAKGGATVGLADKDGGTLLSYNVEAQIGGKLAQLGQRLINGAAKKLADEFFANFAKAVQG
- a CDS encoding 3-carboxy-cis,cis-muconate cycloisomerase, whose amino-acid sequence is MSTALSPLLAPMLSSPAMRAVCDDAATLQNMLDFEAALARAEATVGVIPWVAVTPIAKACKAESFDLATLADAATRSGNLAIPLVKALTAEVAKADAEAARYVHWGATSQDVIDTATMLSLRAGIDALLADLERAVTGFAGLARAHRNTAMVARTWLQHALPMPFGLKLAEYAAALHRSRKRLQRLRHETLALQFGGAAGTLAALGDKGLAVAAQLARELDLPLPDAPWHTHRDRIAEAASVFAILAGSCGKIARDVSLMMQTDVGEAFEPAGAGRGGSSTMPHKRNPVAAASALGAATMAPNLAATIFAAQVQDHERSAGPWHAEWPTLPGLMLVTSGALAAIVDLAEGLEVDAARMRVNLDATHGLIMAEAVTFALAEKIGKSDAHHLIEAASKQAIANKKHLRDVLSADAKVTAHLDAKRIAALFEPMAYQGASQALIDRLLASLDDK
- the pcaD gene encoding 3-oxoadipate enol-lactonase — translated: MPMINADGCLLNVQVDGRDGGPTVMLSNSLGCTLQMWEPQMRALTQLFRVIRYDRRGHGKSGVPAGPYSMERFGRDVLAILDDLNIDKVHWCGLSMGGMVGQWLGANAPERFGKIVLANTACYYPDPTNWLNRIKAVKEGGIAAVADAVIAGWLTADFREREPETTARMKAMLLASPVEGYLACCEALSTLDQRALLPRIKSPTLVIAGKQDMATPVSAGEMIRSGIPGASMTLLDAAHISNVEQSHAFTEAVVGFLTQR
- a CDS encoding carboxymuconolactone decarboxylase family protein, with translation MDDNQRRDDGMTQRRKVLGNEWVDKSIKNRNAFNTDFQDLMTRYAWGDIWTRPHFDHRTRRVLVIGTMVALGQWDEFRLHVRAALAEGGFTPEDIKEILLQQAIYCGVPAANHAVKEAGAIIAELGLLKG
- a CDS encoding branched-chain amino acid ABC transporter permease LivH (LivHMGF is the membrane component of the LIV-I/LS branched-chain amino acid transporter) encodes the protein MDYFAQQLINGLVLGSIYGLIAIGYTMVYGIVGMINFAHGDIFMIGGFIAMISFLVLVSLGLTAIPLILLIVLLVSMVITALYGWTIERIAYRPLRHSFRLAPMLSAIGMSFVLTNFSQVSQGARVKPVPPIITGGYTLHEGPEGFAVQLSNIQIVVVLATIVLLAVFTWLVSRTRLGRDMRACEQDQTMAALLGVDVDRTISMTFVIGAALAAVAGMMYLLYYGLVDFFMGFVAGIKAFTAAVLGGIGSLPGAMLGGLAIGLIETFWSAYFSVEYKDVAAFSILIVVLIFMPTGLLGRPEVEKV
- the livM gene encoding high-affinity branched-chain amino acid ABC transporter permease LivM, which gives rise to MLKKALISAVVALVLFSLMIGVRTEAGPQGGLIYWTRFGDLAAMVGTVFGGSIIIELLRQWWGPVDTERVVPKPVQAAMSFAGRWLAPALLVFAFLVPVIFYNQRYILDLSILVVTYVMLGWGLNVVVGLAGLLDLGYVAFYAVGAYSYALLATNFGLSFWVCLPLAGILAAFWGVLLGFPVLRLRGDYLAIVTLAFGEIIRLVIINWQSLTGGPNGVSGIPRPTLFGIPLDNSDDGLAAKLGIDFSPTHRIVFLFYLILAMALLTNWVTIRLRRLPIGRAWEALREDEVACRALGINVTTTKLTAFATGAMFGGFAGAFFATRQGFISPESFTFQESALVLAIVVLGGMGSQLGVALAAVAMIGGFELFRGFDQYRMLVFGIAMVLLMIWRPRGLIGHRAPTVFLERNQAISSDLVKEGHG